Proteins found in one Lysinibacillus fusiformis genomic segment:
- a CDS encoding DEAD/DEAH box helicase, whose amino-acid sequence MSVINLLKEEIQAKWNFETPMKIQDEMIPAMLEGKDIVAESPTGSGKTLAYVLPLLNKVNGAKKQTQGLIVAPSQELAMQIVEVIREWTAGTDITVQQLIGGANSARQIEKLKKKPTIVVGTPGRLNELARAGKLKLKEVETVILDECDQLLSREYRVVIKSFIEGSAYGRQVVVVSATITEEIELVASRMMFEPLRFKIKPEDMLKVGKVVHSFLKVEERDKTDFLRRLSHTEGLRALAFVNNIDQLLMKETKLQYRSAPIVTLHSDMKKEERKKALDAFRKGDARILIATDIAARGLDIAGLTHVIHVDVPRTIEQYLHRSGRTGRAGADGEVLTLLSYRDEKTYKKWTREIPGKPVQKIWHDGELIEGNSKTIGQKRGK is encoded by the coding sequence ATGTCAGTCATTAATTTATTAAAAGAAGAAATACAAGCAAAATGGAACTTTGAAACACCCATGAAAATTCAAGATGAAATGATACCAGCTATGCTTGAGGGCAAAGATATTGTAGCAGAATCTCCAACAGGATCAGGTAAAACGTTAGCATATGTCTTACCATTATTAAATAAAGTGAATGGGGCAAAAAAGCAAACACAAGGACTGATCGTAGCTCCCTCGCAAGAGCTTGCTATGCAAATCGTAGAAGTCATTCGTGAGTGGACAGCTGGCACAGATATTACGGTTCAGCAGCTGATTGGTGGTGCCAATTCTGCCCGCCAAATTGAAAAGTTGAAGAAAAAGCCTACGATTGTTGTTGGAACACCTGGTCGTTTAAACGAATTAGCACGAGCAGGAAAATTAAAGCTAAAAGAAGTCGAAACGGTTATTTTAGATGAATGTGATCAATTACTAAGTCGTGAATACCGTGTTGTTATCAAATCCTTTATAGAAGGTTCTGCCTATGGCCGACAAGTTGTTGTTGTTTCGGCTACTATTACAGAGGAAATTGAATTAGTGGCAAGTCGTATGATGTTTGAGCCTCTACGTTTTAAAATTAAGCCTGAGGATATGTTAAAGGTGGGTAAAGTTGTTCATTCTTTCTTGAAAGTAGAAGAACGCGATAAAACTGATTTCCTACGCCGACTTTCCCATACAGAGGGCTTAAGAGCGTTGGCTTTTGTTAATAATATTGATCAATTATTAATGAAGGAAACAAAACTACAATACCGCTCAGCACCGATTGTCACACTCCATTCGGATATGAAGAAAGAAGAACGTAAAAAAGCGTTAGATGCATTCCGTAAAGGAGACGCACGTATTTTAATTGCGACAGATATTGCAGCTCGTGGTTTAGATATTGCTGGTTTAACACATGTTATTCATGTTGATGTCCCACGAACAATTGAGCAGTATTTGCATCGTTCTGGTCGTACTGGACGTGCGGGAGCAGATGGTGAAGTATTAACGTTATTATCTTATCGTGATGAAAAAACCTATAAAAAGTGGACAAGGGAAATTCCAGGCAAGCCTGTGCAAAAAATATGGCATGATGGCGAGCTAATTGAAGGCAATTCTAAAACAATTGGACAGAAGCGAGGGAAATAG
- a CDS encoding exonuclease SbcCD subunit D, whose translation MKIFHTADWHLGKLVQGVYMTEDQHDILQQFIQAIDEEKPDVIIIAGDLYDRSMPPIEAVNLLNDVLAKIVLEKKIPVLAVAGNHDSAGRLNFGSRLMRDSGLYIKGQFTKNHAPIVLNDQHGEVHFHLVPYAEPAAIRNIFEEESIRSHQDAMQKIIEHITEDMDTSKRHVFVGHAFVTKYGEEEANTSDSERPLSIGGSDCVNAALFKPFHYTALGHLHKAHFVLNETIRYAGSPLKYSLSEHLHEKGFLIIDLDEQGNSTVSKRKLVPRRDLRVVEGQLEDLLRQTPSEDYVFVRLTDTISVTSPMERIRSVFPHAMHVERKVLRQDAPRELQVVEAEKLEDIDLFRSFFTDIIGIQPDEDTERLFTEMLQELLDEERETVK comes from the coding sequence ATGAAAATATTTCATACAGCAGATTGGCATTTAGGAAAGCTTGTTCAAGGTGTCTATATGACAGAAGATCAACATGATATTCTTCAACAATTTATACAAGCGATAGATGAGGAAAAACCAGATGTAATTATCATCGCAGGTGATTTATATGACCGTTCGATGCCTCCTATTGAGGCAGTTAATTTATTAAATGATGTATTAGCGAAAATAGTATTAGAGAAGAAGATTCCTGTTTTAGCAGTGGCGGGAAATCACGATAGTGCAGGACGTTTAAATTTTGGCAGCCGTTTAATGAGGGATAGTGGTTTATATATCAAGGGCCAATTTACAAAAAATCATGCACCTATTGTTTTGAATGATCAACATGGAGAAGTACATTTCCATCTAGTACCCTATGCAGAGCCAGCTGCCATTCGCAACATCTTTGAAGAAGAATCAATCCGTTCTCATCAAGACGCCATGCAAAAAATTATTGAGCATATCACGGAAGACATGGACACAAGTAAGCGACATGTTTTTGTTGGACATGCCTTTGTGACGAAGTATGGTGAGGAAGAAGCCAATACAAGTGATTCCGAGCGACCACTTTCCATTGGAGGTTCAGATTGTGTAAATGCAGCTTTATTTAAACCTTTCCACTATACGGCACTTGGGCACTTACATAAGGCACATTTTGTCTTAAACGAAACCATTCGCTATGCAGGCTCTCCATTAAAATATTCGTTATCTGAACATTTACATGAGAAAGGCTTTTTAATTATCGATTTAGATGAGCAAGGTAATAGCACAGTTAGTAAAAGAAAACTTGTGCCAAGAAGAGATTTACGAGTAGTAGAAGGTCAGTTGGAGGACTTATTAAGGCAAACACCAAGTGAGGACTATGTATTTGTTAGATTGACGGATACAATATCTGTGACTTCACCGATGGAACGCATTCGTAGTGTGTTTCCGCACGCTATGCATGTGGAACGTAAGGTACTAAGGCAAGATGCGCCACGTGAACTACAAGTGGTGGAAGCTGAAAAACTAGAGGATATTGACTTATTTCGTTCATTTTTCACCGATATTATCGGCATTCAGCCAGATGAAGATACGGAACGTCTTTTCACAGAGATGCTACAGGAATTATTAGATGAGGAGCGAGAGACAGTAAAATGA
- a CDS encoding class I adenylate-forming enzyme family protein, translated as MTMFMTEILENYAGQQPNAIATLYDGKTLSYHDFYQRVERFAAYLQEQDFEKDDVIALYTLNSDLFLIAYLGVQLAGFIVMPINTKLAAPEVDFIFNHSQAKGLIFDERLTQALEDVSYSFQHTIGFQEMKNIIEYDKRERKIVQLEAHDTAVVMYTSGTTGKPKGVMLTHQNIVATAEIWSSSMNMSSKDKMFICTPLFHCAGLHVFAMPMFYQGGTVVIEEAFSPTKTLAQIAATESTIFFGVPSMYTIILNTPEFKEHSFKHLRLLCYGAAPMPYELVKQVKEAFPNVKVQNLYGQTENSPAATSLLDTDALTKIGSVGKPLAQTDVRVVDSEGKTVPAGEVGEICVRGPQVMKGYLRNPEETARAIRDGWLYSGDLGRFDEEGYLYIVDRKKDMIIRGGENIYPIEVEEVLYQMSEILEAAVVGLPHEVYGEVPKAFVVLKEGKSLDENSILSYCQTRLAKYKVPYEIEFLAELPRNASGKVLKHTLRPKVTTI; from the coding sequence ATGACGATGTTTATGACAGAGATTCTAGAAAACTATGCAGGGCAGCAACCAAATGCAATTGCAACATTGTATGATGGAAAAACGTTAAGCTATCATGATTTTTATCAACGTGTAGAAAGATTTGCGGCTTACTTGCAGGAACAAGATTTTGAAAAAGATGATGTGATTGCCTTATATACGCTTAATTCAGATTTATTTTTAATCGCTTATTTAGGTGTCCAATTAGCTGGATTTATTGTGATGCCTATTAACACTAAATTAGCTGCTCCTGAGGTTGATTTTATTTTTAATCATTCACAAGCAAAAGGCTTAATTTTTGATGAAAGATTAACACAGGCATTAGAGGACGTTTCTTATTCATTCCAACATACGATTGGATTTCAAGAAATGAAAAACATAATAGAATACGACAAACGTGAAAGAAAAATTGTGCAATTGGAGGCTCATGACACAGCTGTGGTCATGTATACATCTGGTACAACAGGTAAACCCAAAGGCGTTATGCTCACACATCAAAATATCGTGGCTACCGCAGAGATATGGTCGTCTTCTATGAATATGTCTAGCAAGGATAAGATGTTTATTTGTACGCCATTGTTTCATTGTGCAGGTCTTCATGTTTTTGCTATGCCTATGTTTTATCAAGGGGGAACAGTAGTCATTGAAGAAGCATTCTCACCAACTAAAACGTTAGCTCAAATTGCAGCTACTGAGTCAACCATTTTCTTTGGTGTTCCATCTATGTATACCATCATTTTAAATACTCCTGAATTCAAGGAACATAGCTTTAAACATTTACGTTTATTATGTTACGGGGCTGCCCCAATGCCTTATGAGCTCGTAAAGCAAGTGAAAGAAGCATTTCCAAATGTAAAGGTTCAAAATCTTTATGGTCAAACTGAAAATTCACCTGCAGCTACCTCTTTATTAGATACGGATGCATTGACGAAAATTGGCTCAGTTGGAAAACCATTAGCACAGACAGATGTACGTGTAGTTGATAGCGAAGGAAAGACCGTACCAGCTGGCGAGGTGGGCGAAATTTGCGTAAGAGGACCACAAGTAATGAAGGGCTATTTGCGCAATCCAGAGGAAACAGCAAGAGCGATTAGAGATGGCTGGCTGTACTCAGGCGATTTAGGACGTTTTGATGAGGAAGGCTATTTATATATTGTAGATCGGAAAAAAGATATGATCATCCGTGGTGGAGAGAATATTTACCCAATCGAAGTAGAAGAAGTTCTATATCAAATGTCAGAAATTTTAGAAGCAGCAGTGGTTGGATTGCCACATGAAGTATATGGAGAAGTACCAAAAGCATTTGTGGTGTTGAAGGAAGGCAAGTCTCTCGATGAAAATTCGATATTATCCTATTGTCAAACACGACTTGCCAAATATAAAGTACCGTATGAAATAGAATTTTTAGCAGAATTGCCACGCAATGCCTCTGGTAAGGTACTAAAGCATACATTACGGCCGAAAGTGACAACGATTTGA
- a CDS encoding SGNH/GDSL hydrolase family protein encodes MKRFWSLLGITILSMTYWTSSAFAQTENYVAIGDSLAAGQTPYQEIDAGYSDLIAMKLSSIGQLSFYTKELAFPGFTTADVLERIQSEEAQNLLANATLITVSAGANDLLRLVQVNPNAGTLAFSQLQADYALNLARKNMISILDELEERAPKAKIYVMGYYFAYPTVHPTQKEGTNAQLVRLNTILQQQAEQAGAAYINVYDAFGLNATNYLPNSADVHPNIEGYRQMANSFLRVYSGSDALNISSLELPEPNPISFEEILKQQSSVKPQKQKVAQHQTSLTTYVIQGFPGYKAFIKYI; translated from the coding sequence ATGAAGCGATTTTGGAGCTTGTTAGGTATAACGATATTATCCATGACATATTGGACTTCATCTGCTTTTGCTCAAACGGAAAACTATGTGGCGATTGGAGATTCCTTAGCTGCTGGTCAAACACCCTACCAAGAAATTGATGCAGGGTATAGTGATTTGATTGCCATGAAATTAAGCTCGATCGGTCAATTATCATTTTATACAAAAGAACTTGCTTTTCCTGGCTTTACTACGGCAGATGTATTAGAACGAATCCAATCTGAGGAAGCACAAAATTTATTAGCAAATGCGACACTTATTACGGTTTCGGCAGGGGCCAATGATTTATTACGTCTTGTCCAAGTGAACCCAAATGCAGGGACCTTAGCTTTTTCACAGCTTCAGGCAGATTACGCTTTAAATTTGGCAAGAAAAAATATGATATCGATTTTGGATGAATTAGAAGAACGTGCGCCTAAAGCAAAGATCTATGTCATGGGCTATTATTTTGCTTATCCAACAGTTCATCCGACGCAAAAAGAAGGAACCAATGCTCAGCTAGTTAGATTAAATACGATTTTACAACAACAAGCAGAACAAGCTGGAGCGGCTTATATAAATGTCTATGACGCCTTTGGATTGAATGCGACCAACTACTTACCAAATAGTGCTGATGTCCATCCTAATATCGAAGGCTATCGTCAAATGGCTAACTCATTTTTACGGGTTTATAGTGGTAGTGATGCTTTAAACATCTCTTCATTAGAATTACCAGAGCCAAATCCCATATCATTTGAGGAAATCCTAAAGCAACAATCGTCAGTGAAACCTCAGAAGCAAAAAGTGGCACAACATCAAACTTCTCTTACGACTTACGTTATTCAGGGATTCCCAGGATATAAGGCATTTATCAAATACATCTAA
- a CDS encoding aminopeptidase — protein MTFEEKLQAYAELAVKVGVNIQPGQYLLVNTSVDALDFARLVVKEAYKAGAGRVHVNFSDDELDRAYFEHASEEEFNRFPEWVVKMRDELIERKGALLWIDAADPDKLTGIPADRLATHQKVSGAALKNYRNAVMKDLIAWSIVAVPSAKWAAKVFTQLTEEQQVPALWEAIFKTVHIGEGNAVDNWRQHVANLESRAELLNNKKYAKLHYTAPGTDLTIALAPQHKWLTGGSKTPEDNVFVANMPTEEVYTLPMKQGVNGYVSNTKPLVYQGNIIDGFKLTFEEGKIIKAEAEVGHDLLQELIQVDEGSSYLGEVALVPHESPISASEILYFNTLFDENASNHLAIGEAYPTCLEGGRDLENGQLEALGANISVTHEDFMIGSGEMDIDGILPDGTVEPIFRKGSWAF, from the coding sequence ATGACATTTGAAGAGAAATTACAGGCATATGCAGAGCTTGCAGTAAAAGTGGGTGTTAACATCCAACCAGGTCAGTACTTATTAGTCAATACATCTGTGGATGCTTTAGATTTTGCCCGTTTAGTTGTAAAAGAGGCTTATAAGGCTGGTGCAGGCCGTGTTCATGTAAACTTTTCCGATGATGAATTGGATCGTGCTTATTTTGAGCATGCTTCCGAGGAGGAATTTAATCGCTTCCCTGAATGGGTTGTAAAAATGCGTGATGAACTTATTGAACGTAAAGGGGCTCTACTATGGATTGATGCAGCAGACCCTGATAAGCTAACAGGAATTCCTGCAGACAGACTCGCAACACATCAAAAAGTATCAGGGGCAGCATTGAAAAACTATCGCAATGCAGTCATGAAGGATTTAATTGCTTGGTCCATTGTAGCCGTTCCTTCAGCTAAATGGGCGGCAAAGGTATTCACTCAATTAACAGAAGAGCAGCAGGTGCCTGCATTATGGGAAGCTATCTTTAAAACGGTGCATATCGGGGAAGGCAATGCAGTTGACAATTGGCGTCAGCATGTAGCTAATTTAGAATCGCGTGCAGAACTTTTAAATAATAAAAAGTATGCAAAACTTCACTATACGGCTCCTGGTACAGATTTAACAATCGCTTTAGCACCACAGCATAAATGGCTAACTGGTGGTAGTAAAACACCAGAAGATAATGTCTTTGTGGCCAATATGCCAACAGAAGAAGTTTATACACTTCCAATGAAACAAGGTGTAAACGGTTATGTTAGTAATACTAAGCCATTAGTTTATCAGGGCAATATCATCGATGGCTTTAAATTAACATTTGAAGAGGGCAAAATTATTAAGGCAGAGGCTGAAGTAGGGCATGATTTATTGCAAGAGCTTATTCAAGTAGATGAAGGCTCAAGCTATTTAGGCGAAGTGGCACTTGTCCCTCATGAATCACCAATTTCAGCGTCGGAGATTTTATATTTCAATACGCTATTTGATGAAAATGCTTCAAACCATTTAGCTATTGGTGAGGCATATCCGACTTGCTTAGAAGGCGGTAGAGACCTAGAAAACGGCCAACTTGAGGCATTGGGTGCCAATATTTCTGTGACACATGAAGACTTCATGATTGGCAGTGGTGAAATGGACATTGATGGTATTTTACCGGATGGTACGGTTGAGCCCATTTTCCGTAAGGGTAGCTGGGCTTTTTAA
- a CDS encoding C39 family peptidase, whose translation MKVSYNRVYDKLNKENGEGFALRLRIGAEFVLWTGYKRLLLIGILIIMLLSGCQPFSQQDAEQKNQLTVLTVEFNSGAPIPNLFLTVTDVQTGDVVEEAIGSEEGEAVFSKLKAGREYAIAATTLENSSTNNNGYTTIENFTYDTTKPYYRLQTHFLRDEQELDVPVVMQNPELPHGCEITSLTAVLNYFGMDVSKLEMTDKYLPKQEIRTAGNQRFGPNPNEAFAGNPRDKARGMYVFAAPIVKAAEAVITDKQADLHVKNMSNASQDDILQLVREGIPVVTWVTLDLSKPKRNAERGWIYKGEATPHDAFMNLHAVVLTGHLGDKVVVMDPLKGYVTYNVDQFFKSYQELGKQAVAVHK comes from the coding sequence ATGAAAGTATCGTATAATAGAGTCTACGACAAATTGAATAAAGAGAATGGCGAAGGGTTTGCTCTTCGCCTTAGAATAGGAGCGGAATTTGTCTTGTGGACGGGGTATAAACGCCTTTTACTTATTGGCATTTTGATTATTATGTTACTTTCAGGCTGTCAGCCATTTTCACAGCAAGATGCTGAACAAAAAAATCAATTAACAGTTTTAACAGTAGAATTTAATAGCGGGGCACCTATTCCAAATCTCTTCCTCACGGTGACAGACGTACAAACAGGTGATGTAGTGGAAGAAGCAATTGGTTCAGAAGAGGGAGAGGCTGTATTTTCGAAGCTAAAGGCAGGGCGAGAATATGCAATTGCAGCAACGACACTTGAAAATAGTTCGACAAACAATAATGGGTATACGACAATCGAGAATTTCACATATGATACAACAAAGCCATACTATCGTTTGCAAACACACTTTTTAAGAGACGAACAGGAGTTAGATGTCCCTGTTGTCATGCAAAACCCTGAGCTTCCACATGGCTGTGAAATTACATCACTCACAGCCGTATTAAATTATTTTGGAATGGATGTGTCAAAACTTGAAATGACTGACAAGTATTTACCAAAGCAAGAAATACGCACAGCAGGCAATCAACGTTTTGGACCAAACCCAAATGAAGCTTTTGCAGGTAATCCTCGTGATAAAGCGCGTGGTATGTATGTTTTTGCTGCCCCAATTGTCAAAGCGGCTGAGGCAGTCATTACAGATAAACAAGCTGACTTACATGTCAAAAATATGAGTAACGCCTCACAAGATGATATTTTACAGCTTGTTCGTGAAGGCATTCCTGTTGTGACATGGGTGACGCTAGATTTATCGAAGCCTAAACGAAATGCAGAAAGAGGCTGGATTTATAAAGGTGAAGCAACTCCACATGATGCTTTTATGAACTTACATGCAGTCGTCTTGACGGGGCATTTAGGTGATAAAGTAGTCGTAATGGATCCTTTAAAAGGGTATGTTACTTACAATGTCGATCAATTTTTCAAAAGTTATCAGGAACTAGGCAAACAGGCTGTAGCTGTTCATAAATAA
- a CDS encoding aspartate/glutamate racemase family protein, with protein MKKQTLGIIGGVGPLATMFIGEMIVRRTKAQKDQEHLHTIIDNDTNIPDRTAFILDNTKDNPVPVIIEDAKKLASVGADIIAIPCNTAHTFYHEIEEGSPIPVLHMIRETAKRAADLGAKRVGILATTGTLTSRMYQEALEEFGITPVVPDNEMRSYVMTIIYDYVKAGKDVTLEDWQPIEEAMLALNCDRIVLGCTELSIVNRDLKLSDIYIDSLIVLAECAILACGYELVD; from the coding sequence ATGAAAAAACAAACTTTAGGAATAATTGGTGGCGTTGGTCCACTTGCAACAATGTTTATTGGAGAAATGATTGTAAGACGTACGAAAGCACAAAAAGATCAGGAGCATTTACATACCATCATTGATAATGATACAAATATTCCTGACCGTACGGCTTTTATTTTAGATAATACAAAGGATAATCCAGTTCCAGTTATTATTGAGGATGCAAAAAAACTAGCTTCGGTAGGAGCAGACATAATTGCTATCCCATGTAATACGGCGCATACGTTTTATCATGAAATTGAAGAAGGTTCTCCTATACCTGTATTGCATATGATTCGCGAAACTGCGAAGCGTGCTGCTGATTTAGGAGCGAAGCGTGTTGGTATTTTAGCAACAACAGGCACCTTAACATCACGGATGTATCAGGAAGCGCTTGAGGAGTTTGGTATTACACCCGTTGTTCCAGACAATGAAATGAGATCATATGTGATGACAATCATTTATGATTACGTCAAGGCTGGGAAGGATGTTACGTTAGAAGACTGGCAACCAATAGAAGAGGCGATGTTAGCATTAAATTGTGATCGTATTGTATTAGGGTGTACAGAGCTTTCTATTGTGAATAGAGATTTGAAGCTAAGTGACATTTATATTGATTCATTAATCGTTTTAGCTGAATGTGCCATTTTGGCTTGTGGTTATGAATTAGTCGATTAG
- a CDS encoding ATP-grasp domain-containing protein — MAIEHVFLPVLLGDEMNAYGMARAFYEAYGVKPLALNHTNMEKIQQSDLWTFREIPRLHIEERFVTALKAIAEEFQDKKLLLLACDEFYVKKIVEHKEELAEDFLVPYVDATLAHQLLTRESMYELCAQFGFQYPATHVCTVNDYEDYDMPFDYPVVIKPMNMTKYATCIFPGKKKVYIAYDKDEKDSILRAIYKESAYRDDLMIQQYIPGEDANMRVVNAYIGQDGKAKLLAVGNPILEEHSPEGIGRYVAIMTTYHQELIDKVKSFLEAIQFQGFATFDMKYDERDGQYKLLSIELHNELSNYYVTASGYNLMQYVANDFVRGSKQSLTYVKNKHLWTIVPNGVLFKYVQNEQLVIEAKSLIRQGMATDSIFNYKDMNAKRWLNVTLDNLSFYRSYKKYFNNKGLSNT, encoded by the coding sequence ATGGCCATTGAGCACGTTTTTTTACCGGTTTTACTTGGAGATGAAATGAATGCTTATGGTATGGCCAGAGCATTTTACGAGGCCTATGGTGTGAAGCCGCTTGCACTAAACCATACGAACATGGAAAAAATTCAACAAAGTGATTTATGGACTTTTCGTGAGATACCGCGACTTCATATCGAAGAAAGGTTTGTGACCGCGTTAAAAGCCATTGCGGAGGAGTTCCAAGACAAAAAATTACTGCTATTAGCTTGTGATGAATTTTATGTCAAAAAAATCGTAGAACATAAAGAGGAGTTAGCAGAGGATTTTCTAGTTCCTTATGTAGACGCCACACTTGCCCATCAACTTTTAACTCGTGAAAGTATGTATGAACTATGCGCACAATTTGGTTTTCAATACCCTGCAACACATGTATGCACGGTGAATGATTATGAAGACTACGACATGCCATTTGATTATCCAGTTGTCATTAAGCCAATGAATATGACAAAATATGCTACATGTATTTTTCCTGGTAAGAAAAAAGTATATATTGCATATGATAAGGATGAAAAGGACAGTATACTACGTGCTATCTATAAAGAATCAGCTTATCGAGATGATCTGATGATTCAACAATATATTCCTGGAGAAGATGCTAATATGCGTGTTGTGAATGCGTATATTGGACAAGATGGGAAGGCAAAACTTCTTGCGGTGGGTAACCCCATTTTAGAAGAGCATTCTCCAGAAGGCATTGGGCGTTATGTAGCAATCATGACAACCTATCATCAAGAATTAATAGATAAAGTGAAGTCATTCCTTGAAGCGATACAATTTCAAGGCTTTGCCACATTTGATATGAAATATGATGAACGTGATGGTCAATATAAATTGTTGAGTATTGAATTACATAATGAACTTTCCAATTATTATGTGACGGCCAGTGGCTATAATTTAATGCAGTATGTCGCGAACGATTTTGTTCGTGGAAGTAAACAATCACTAACATATGTGAAGAACAAGCATCTTTGGACCATTGTGCCAAATGGTGTGCTGTTCAAATATGTACAAAATGAACAACTAGTCATTGAAGCGAAAAGTTTAATACGTCAAGGTATGGCTACAGATTCTATTTTTAATTATAAGGATATGAATGCAAAACGTTGGTTGAATGTCACGCTTGATAATTTAAGCTTTTATCGCAGCTATAAGAAATATTTTAATAATAAAGGTCTGTCTAACACATGA
- a CDS encoding metallophosphoesterase family protein has translation MLYALLGDLHSNIEDTQAVLAHIQQTAEEAKIIGLGDLYECTVSKKKAQTLSGLPLQKAAIIESEFEKLLTFPSIRGNQEERITQVTGIERFKALPETMEIDGATLMHGHQFKWNVSWQPTFPPFQKPLFFFGHSHESGLYHQQKKLPIRIRYGQPIVLQDKQYGVNVGSVINHREWCLYDSKNRTVTFMCVPPIHL, from the coding sequence ATGCTTTATGCACTTTTAGGAGATTTACATTCTAATATAGAAGACACTCAAGCTGTTCTAGCTCATATTCAACAAACAGCAGAAGAAGCAAAAATCATCGGGTTAGGTGATTTATATGAATGCACTGTCAGTAAGAAAAAGGCACAAACCCTATCTGGCTTACCTTTGCAAAAGGCGGCCATAATAGAAAGTGAATTTGAAAAACTACTAACCTTCCCCTCAATACGAGGCAATCAAGAAGAACGCATTACGCAGGTTACTGGCATCGAACGTTTTAAAGCTTTACCTGAGACAATGGAGATTGATGGCGCCACGCTTATGCACGGACATCAATTTAAGTGGAATGTAAGCTGGCAGCCAACATTCCCACCCTTTCAAAAACCATTATTTTTCTTCGGGCATAGTCACGAATCAGGCCTTTATCATCAGCAAAAAAAGTTACCGATTCGTATTCGCTACGGGCAGCCTATTGTATTACAGGACAAACAATATGGCGTTAATGTAGGCTCTGTTATCAATCACCGTGAATGGTGTCTTTATGATAGCAAAAACCGAACAGTGACATTTATGTGTGTCCCACCTATTCATCTATAA